A portion of the Chelonia mydas isolate rCheMyd1 chromosome 23, rCheMyd1.pri.v2, whole genome shotgun sequence genome contains these proteins:
- the EIF3K gene encoding eukaryotic translation initiation factor 3 subunit K, translating to MPREGGRRKRKSTASRPPVPVAPPTPPPPPPRTMALFEQMRANVGKLLKGIDRYNPENLATLERYVETQAKENAYDLEANLAVLKLYQFNPAFFQTTVTAQILLKALTNLPHTDFTLCKCMIDQAHQEERPIRQILYLGELLETCHFQAFWQALDENMELLDGITGFEDSVRKFICHVVGITYQHIDRWLLAEVLGDLSDNQLKVWMSKYGWTETESGKIFICNQEESIKPKNIVEKIDFDSVSSIMASSQ from the exons ATGCCTCGCGAGGGCGGCCGGCGGAAGCGGAAGTCGACGGCGTCCCGGCCGCCCGTGCCCGTGGCCCCGCCCAcgcctccgcccccgcccccccgcaccaTGGCGCTGTTCGAGCAGATGCGGGCCAACGTGGGCAAACTGCTCAAGGGCATCGACCG GTACAACCCCGAGAACCTGGCCACACTGGAGCGCTATGTGGAGACGCAGGCCAAGGAGAATGCTTATGACCTGGAGGCCAACCTGGCCGTGCTCAAGCT GTACCAGTTCAATCCTGCTTTCTTCCAAACCACCGTCACGGCTCAGATCCTGCTCAAAGCCCTGACCAACCTGCCGCACACAGACTTCACCCTCTGCAAGTGTATGATCGACCAGGCTCAT CAAGAAGAGAGGCCGATCAGGCAGATCCTCTACCTGGGGGAGCTACTGGAGACCTGCCACTTCCAGGCCTTCTGG caagcCCTGGATGAGAACATGGAGCTTCTGGATGGGATCACAGGGTTTGAAGACTCCGTTAGGAAGT TCATCTGCCACGTGGTGGGGATCACGTACCAGCACATCGAccggtggctgctggctgaggtGCTGGGTGACCTCTCAG ACAACCAGCTGAAGGTCTGGATGAGCAAATACGGTTGGACAGAAACAGAGTCGGGCAAGATCTTCATCTGTAACCAGGAGGAGAGCATCAAACCCAAGAACATAGTGGAGAAGATCGACTTTGACA GTGTCTCCAGCATCATGGCTTCCTCCCAGTGA